GCGGTTTCGCGCGCGCCTGGCTCGCCCGCGGCGAGCGGCTGTACGCCGGTGTCCATCAACGCGAGTGCCTGAATTCTCTGCGGCGCGCGCCGGAACATTTCGAGGGCGATCCGGCCGCCCATCGAATGGCCGGCGAGGGCGAACGAGCCTTCGACCTCGCCCAACACCTTGTCCGCCATCGTGCCCAAGGAATCGAGCCGGCCGTATTCGGCGACCTGTACATCCGCGCGCGCGCCGAGCACGCCGCGTGCATGCGCCCAGACGGTGGCGTCGCACACGAGCCCCGGTAACAGGACTAGCTTTGTCATCCCCATCGTGACGGTTCGACCCCGGGCACGAAGTGATGTTCGGGACGGCCGGAGCGGCTGGTGGAAAGCGCGGCGTGCACCGCCGGCCGGTCCGAGATGCGCGCGATGTAGTCGAGGATGCGCGGCGTGGCGTCTCGGTTCACGACCTCCGGCGCGAGATCCCCGATGACCCGCAGCATCGCGAAGGCGTCGATATCGGCGATGGAGTAGTCAGGACCTGAGAGCCACGATCCGTTTGCCAGAGTCGCTTCCACGCGTGCCACGGGAAACTTCAGGCGTTCGCGCGCGCTGGCGAGGATCTGCGGCGTACAGGAGCCGGACAGCAACGCGCTCCAGGCCAGCCGGCGCTCGACCGGCTCGATCGCGGCGACGACAGGTTCGACCATGGCGCGATTCGCAATCAAACGCGGCGCCAGGTACTTGGCACTCCCGAGCAATGGCACGAGCGAGCCAAGATGCGCGCCGAGAAACTGACCGGAGGCGCGCGCGCGGTACTGATCGTAGGCCGCCCGCGGCAGCAATGAGATGCCCGGCAAGGATTCGGCGATGTACTCGAGCATGAAATACGAACTCGAGATCAGCTCGCCGTCGTGCGACAGCAGCGGCCCTTCACGCTCGAGATGCAGCCGCGCTTCGATGTCGGCAGGGAATCCCGGCGAAAACTGTTCGAGCGCCTCCGCATCGAACCAGCGCAGCTCGAATTCCGCCTGCTTCTCATGCAACGCGATCAGCGGCTTCAAGAAAAACGTGTTGGGTTCCGAGGTGTAGAGCTCAAGCATGGGTGCGCTCCAGGAACTTCACGCGTTGCGCCATGCTCGTGCGCCCCATCGCCCAGATCTCCTTGGTTGCCGGCCGCTCGTAGATGCGGCGCAGCCATTCCATGATGCGCGGCGTCTGCGCGTCGTTGCACCGGTCGGGAATCGACAGCGGCAATGCGTAACCCAGGTTGAAGCCGTTGATGTCGCCCAGCGAGAACGTCGGCCCGGCTATCCACTCGTGGCGGGCCAGGTGCTCCTCCAGAATCCCGGTGCAATACCGCACGCGCCGCCGCGATTCGTCCAGCTCCTCCGCAGCGAACTCGTTGAACACCGCCTTGCGCCATGCGATGCGGCGTGACTCGAGCGGAATGCGCGCGATCGCAGCTTCGAGTTCCTCGCGCGGCCGTTGGCGGGCGGCCGGCCCGACAAATACGCTCCAGCCGATCATGCTCAACGACGGCGCGAAGTAGCTGTCGAAGAAGCGCATCCACCAGCGCATGCGCCATCGCTCGCGCGGCTCCACGGGTTTGAGCGGCGGCCCGGCGAATTCGTCGTCGACGTATTCCATCATCGGCGTGGATTCGGTGAGCACGCGCGAGCCATGCACCAGCGCGGGAATGGTGCCGTCAGGATTTACCGCGAGATATCCGGGCTGGTGCTGATCGAACTTGAGCAGATCGAGATAGTGACTCTCGAACTTCACGCCCTTCTCGGCGAGGGCCAGCATCGGCTTGCCGGAGTTGGCGTTGGGTTCCCAGTGGTAGAGCCGCAGCATCGTCATCCCCCCGACCATCGCAATGATGCTCAGAACGTCAGCAGTGAATGCACCTCGATGCCGGCGCCGCGCAAACGCGCCGCGCCGCCCAGATCCGGCAGATCGATGACGAAACTCGCCGCGACCATCTGCGCGCCCGCCGACTTGAGCAACTGTGCCGCTGCCGTGGCCGTGCCGCCGGTCGCGATCAGGTCGTCGAGCAGCAAGACCCGCTCGCCGCTGTCGATCGCATCCTTGTGCATTTCCATCTCGTCGACGCCGTACTCGAGCGAGTAGGCGACGCGAACCGTTTCGTGCGGCAACTTGCCGCGCTTGCGGATCGGGATGAATCCTGCCTTGAGGCCGAGGGCCACGGCTCCACCCAGAATGAAACCGCGTGCCTCGATGCCGGCAACCTTGTCGATCGACTGGCCGCGCCACGGCGCGATCAGCGCTTCGATGGTCATTTCAAAGGCGCGGCGGTCGCGCAGCAGCGTCGTGATGTCACGAAACTGGATGCCCGGTTTGGGGTAATCCGCGATGCTGCGGATCGACTGTCGGAGAAATGCGCGATCGACTTCATTCACGGCGGCCGAGTGTAGGGATTTGTGCAAGACTGTGTCCAGAAATCGGTTGGAAAGGTGTGTATGAGGCTCTTGATTCTGGCGTTGTTAGCCGGCGGCGCGGCCACGGCGAACGCCACGCAGTATCCGCTGGTGGATACGCAGGCGCTGATGTTCGGCGATACCGAAACGATCACGGCATTTGGCGAGGACACGTTACCCGACCTCGCGCGCCGCTACAGCCTGGGCTACGAGGAAATCCTGCGGGCCAATCCCGGCGTCGATACCTGGCTGCCCGGCGAGGGCACCACCATCGTGATCCCGGGTCAGCGGCTGCTGCCGTCGAGCGCGCGCGAAGGCATCGTCGTCAATCTACCCGAGCATCGGCTCTACTATTATCCGAAGGTGAAGCAGGGCGAGACTCCCTACGTCATCACGTATCCGGTGAGCATCGGCAAGATGGATTGGTCCACGCCGCTCGGCAAGACACGCGTGGTGGACAAGCGCAAGAACCCGACCTGGAGTCCGCCGGAATCGGTCCGCAAGGAACACGAGGAGCGCGGCGATCCGTTGCCCGCCATCGTGAAGGCGGGTCCCGACAATCCATTGGGTGCGTATGCGATGCGCCTCGACATTCATCCGGGCGCCTATCTCATTCATGGGACCAACAACCCGATCGCGGTGGGCATGGCGATCACGCATGGCTGTATCCGCATGTACCCGGAAGACATCGAAAAGCTGTTTCCGGTCGTGCCTGTCAGCACGCCGGTGTGGCTGGTGAACGAGCCCGTGAAGGTCGCTCGCGTGGATGGCCGGGTGTGGCTCGAAGTGCATCCGCCCGTCGATGCCGAAGGACAACGCGCCGAGGTCGACATCGAACGGTTCTATGCGCTGGCCAATGCGGCGTTGGGCGAACAGCCCGCCGCGATCCACTGGGAACTGGTGATGGATACGCTCAAGGAGGCGTCCGGTCTGCCGCAGATGATCGGCATTGAAGTGGATCCGAACGATCTGCCGCCAGCGCCAGCACCGCCAGCGCCGGAAGCTGCGCCCGCCGAACCAACGGCTGAGCCGGCGCCCGCAGTCGAGCCGCCCGCCGCGCCAGCCACCGGCTGATTCTTACTGCGTGGCCGCCGCGACTTCGGCGCGCACTTCGATCACGCGCGCGAGGTCGACGCCCGGCATCTTCTCGGCGTCGTCGAGCACCTGGTTCAATGCGCGTGAATCCTGGCGCAACGACTCGGCGGTGTTGACGCCGGATCGCACCATGCCGGCGGCGAGCCGCGCATAGTTGGAAACCGATTCGACCACCACGCCCGTTCGCTTGGCAGCGAAGCCGGCGCGCGTGCGCAATCCGTACAACGCCAACGTGGGCGTCATGGTCACCACCCGATCGATCAAGGTGATCGTTTCATCACCCAGGCGCTGCTGCTGCTCCGGATTGCTGACACGCGTGCGCCAGTTGGCGCGCAATTCCACCGCCTCGGCATACCAGGGATCTGTCCACGGGATTTCCGCCAGCAGCCGGTCGGTGCGCGCCACTTCGCGCCAGTCGCTTTTCGCGGCCAAGCGCGCGGCTGCCAATACATGGGTGTCCGGCGCGGTGAGGCGTGCCGCGATCTCATTGACTTCGGCGGGCGCGGAATCGCGCGCCAGCGCGCCCATCGAAGCGCTCAGGTATTCCGCGCGCAGGGAGGTGTCGTGCGGATATTCGTCGACCGCAAGCTTGACGAGTTCCTGCGCGCGCTGCGTCTGGCGCCGCATCCGGTAGTAGTACATGCGCGCGTATTCGCCCTCGGCCGTGCCGCCGAGAATCTGCGACATGCGGCCGACGCGATCCGAAAGGCTCGGGTCGAGCAGCGTGAACACGGCGTTGCGACGCGCCAGGTACTGGAACGAAAGCTGCTCGCGCAACGGCGAGGAATACAGGAAGGAATCCGCACGCTGCAGCGGATCGAAAGGCGCGAGGATGCGGCCACTCGTATCGCCGTTCATGCCGAGCCCCTTCTCGTAGACGCTGGAGGTCGCGATGCGATTGTCGTCGTCGGTGATCAGCGGTGCGCCCGCGGCCAGACGGCGCGCGCCCTCGGCATCCAGGACCAGAGCCGCGACGAGGTCTTCGGTGACATTGATGCCGAAGCGGCTGTAGTGCAGCGGTGCGGCGCGCAGTGGATCGCCGGTCTTTGCCAGTTGAGTTTCGAGATCGAGCGGCCGGTCGCTGGCGAGGAACACGATCGTGTTCGGGTCGGGGCGGTACGCGCGGACCTCGCCGTACACGCTCAGCAACGTCGCGGTCAGTGAACGCAACACGGCCTCGTCCATGAAGATCACGTTCATCCACTGCACGAAGACGCCATCGGGCGTCAGGTGATCGTGCGCGAGTTGCATGAATTCGCGCGTGTACAAGTGAGAAGCGCCGGCCGTCCACGGGTGCGAAGGTTGCGAGACGATGGCATCGTAGCGGTGATCGGTCAGGCGCAGGGCGCCGCGTGCATCGTTGAGAATGATGTTGACGCGCGGGTCGGTGAGCGGATCGCGCTTGCGCAGCGGCCCCGCGATGCGATTCGCCGCGATCACCTCGGGTTCGAGTTCGATAACGTCTATCTTCTGTACGCTGGGCGGAACGCCTTCGATCACGACGCCGCCACCGAAACCGACGATGAGCATGTCCTTGGTGCGCGGCCGCGCAATCACCGCCAACGGTGACAACCAGTATTCGCCGCTGAAGCGCGGTAGCGAGCCGGGGCTGTCCATCAACGCTTCCGGCAGGCCGTTGGTGCGCAACGCCAGTCCGCCGTCCTGTGCCAGCAACACGACACTGGCGCTGCGGCCGACGTCGTACGAGAGCACGCGGCCTTTTGTGCCGACGTTGAGCGGTGAGGTCACGAGCAGCTTGAGCGGGGCCTGCGGCGTGAAGAACCAGCACGCGGCGAGCACGGCGACGGAGACGGCACCGATCGCGATCCGGTTGAGCGGCACCAGCGCCCACAAGGCGATCACGCCCAGCGCGGCGCTCGCGAATACCGCGACCTGGACCGCGCCCTCGTAACGCAGCGCCGGAATCAACACGAAGCCGGCCGCCAGCGACCCGGCGATGGCGCCGATCGTGTTCCAGGCGTACACGCGGGCGCTCGCCGCCGCGGCGTCGTCGGCATCGCTCGCCAGCACGCGTACCGCGAGTGGATAGGTCATGCCGATGGCCAGCGTCATCGGCAGCAGCAGCAACCCCGCGAACAGCGCGTTCATCGGCAGGTGGATGAAACCGAACGTCTGCACGTTGTTCATGAGCCCCGCCTGCTGGGGCAGCAGGGTCTCGAGACGTAGATAGGCGATGGAGGCCGCGATCGCGACGACGATCAGGGAAATCGCGAGCCCCGTGGCGGCCCGCTGCCGATCGCGAGCCAGCGCCGCGCCGAGTCCGCCGCCGAGTGCGATGCCCGTGAGGAAACTCGCCACCATCACGCCGAAGGCATAGATGCTGCTGCCGACGACGTGCGACAACATGCGCGTCCAGAGCACCTCCTGGAAGAACGCGACCGCACCCGCGAGCAACATCAGGGGCAGGACCCAGGCGGGGCTGGGAAGCCTATTAAAGGAGTGAACACGCAGGCGCGACGGCGGGGCGGTCGCGCGTGGCGTCGCCGCGGGCACGACCCCCGCGCCCGGAGCATCGTCGTAACCCTTGGGCGCGGGCGGCGGCGCAACGCGCCGGCCGAGTGCGGCCGCGAGCAGAAAGACGATGCCGTTGAGGCCTGCCGCAAACCAGATGGTGTGCCTCAGACCGAGCTCCGGCAGCAGGGCGAACGCGGTGATCAAGGCGCCGATGACGGCGCCCGTGGTGTTCATGGCGTAGAGCAGGCCGATGCGCCGGCCGATGTGCCGTTCTTCGGCGACCGCATAACGGGCGAGCAGCGGCAGAGTGGCGCCCATCAGCGTGGTAGGCAGCGCCAGCGCGACGAATGCACTGATCAGATAGAAGAAAGTCGTCGCCGCGCGATCGCTCGAGGGTGGCAGCGGTTGCCCGCCAAACAGCGACTGCAACGCGATGTTCGCCAGCCACAGCAGGAACGGCACCGCGAAGATTGCGCCCAGCGCAATGCCGAGTTCGAGCAGTGCGTAAGTGAGCACCGGCCGGGTGATGCGCGGAAGAAATCTCTCAGCCAGCAGCGCGCCAAGCGCCAGGCCTCCCATGTAAGCGGCCAACACGGTGGCCACCGCGAGCTCCGAGGTGCCGAACACGATGGCGAACTGGCGCGTCCACGCGGTTTGATAGACCAGCGCCGCGATGCCGCTCACCGCGAAACACGCGCACAGCAGAGTGAGGGTGGCGCGCGAAGCGGTGTTCTGATTGACAGGGTCGGGTCTTGGCGACATGGTCGCGCAGTGTACGGATAGAGGGGTTTTCATGGCAGCCTTTCGCGCCAACGGTCTCGTCACGTTGACCACGGACTTCGGTTCGCGCGAACCGTTCGTGGGAATCATGAAGGGCGTGATGCTCGCCGCCGCCGCGCAGCTGCGGTTCGTCGACATGGCGCACGAGGTGAGCGCCTTTCAACCTATCGAAGCCGGCTTCTGGTTGTCGCGGGCACTGCGATATTTCCCGGCCGGCACACTTCACGTCGCCGTCGTGGACCCGGGTGTCGGTACGCCACGCGATCTGATCGTCGCACTCTCTGGCGAACAGGCCTTGCTAGCACCTGACAACGGGTTGCTGGCGCCACTCGCCGCGCGCGGCAAGATCGATCGCATCATCCGCGTCGACCTGACACGGCTGGTCCAGTTCGGTGTGAGCGACGTGAGCGCCACGTTCCACGGACGCGACGTATTCGCTCCGTTGGCGGCGGCGATCGCCTCCGGCCGCTGCGCGCCCGTCGATCTGGGCCCCGAGATCGCGACGCTCAATTCGACCGGATGGCCGGCGACCATCACGCGGGCCGATGGCGGTGTCGCCGGCGTCATCGTGGCGGTCGACCGCTTCGGCAATCTGATCTCGAACATCGAGTCGTCGGCGGTGGTGGCACTTTCGACCCCGTCGGTTCTCATCGGCGATCTGGCGTTGCCGCTGCGGCGCACCTATGGCGATGCGCACGCCGGGGACTACATCGGCCTCATCAACTCATTTGATGTGCTGGAGGTGGCCCGGGCGCGCGGCAACGCCGCCGCGGGCCTGAATCTGGCCGTCGGGGCGCCTATTTCGGCCGTTCCGGGCGGCGCGACTGCCCAATTTCGGCGCAGTTGAAAGTGCGCGCGAATCGGATATAGTTCGCAGCCTCGTTGCGTGGCTCCCTGGCACGCAACTCACTGTTTTAAAATGAGTTTTTGTAGAAAAAACGATGTCCGAACGGGATAACGAAAGCTTCGATTTGGACGAAGAGTTCCTGGCCGAAGCCGAAGACAACACCGACTACGATCGCATTCTCGACAAGGTCGACAAGCGCGTTCGTCAGCAACCAGGCACCAAGAAGGTCGGCAAGGCCGCCTGGAGCCGGCTCGAGGAAGTGCTCGCGGATCGTCGTCTCGAAAAAGACCTCAAAGACGCGTTCGAAGACGAACAGTAAGGTCTAGTTCCCTTAAACAGTGAGTGGTCGCGAATCTTCGCGACGAGGTTAGTCGCATGTCCGCGCGCTCCACATCGCGCTGGGTGGTCGTCAAGTTCGGCGGCACCAGCGTCTCCACGCTCGTCAACTGGCGCAACATCGCGCTGGTCGTCCATCGACGCCTGGAAGCGGGCAATCGCGTGCTGGTGGTTCATTCGGCGATCACCAAGATCACCGACATGCTGGAGAAGCTGCTGGTCGC
This sequence is a window from Pseudomonadota bacterium. Protein-coding genes within it:
- a CDS encoding glutathione S-transferase family protein, with protein sequence MLELYTSEPNTFFLKPLIALHEKQAEFELRWFDAEALEQFSPGFPADIEARLHLEREGPLLSHDGELISSSYFMLEYIAESLPGISLLPRAAYDQYRARASGQFLGAHLGSLVPLLGSAKYLAPRLIANRAMVEPVVAAIEPVERRLAWSALLSGSCTPQILASARERLKFPVARVEATLANGSWLSGPDYSIADIDAFAMLRVIGDLAPEVVNRDATPRILDYIARISDRPAVHAALSTSRSGRPEHHFVPGVEPSRWG
- a CDS encoding glutathione S-transferase family protein, coding for MVGGMTMLRLYHWEPNANSGKPMLALAEKGVKFESHYLDLLKFDQHQPGYLAVNPDGTIPALVHGSRVLTESTPMMEYVDDEFAGPPLKPVEPRERWRMRWWMRFFDSYFAPSLSMIGWSVFVGPAARQRPREELEAAIARIPLESRRIAWRKAVFNEFAAEELDESRRRVRYCTGILEEHLARHEWIAGPTFSLGDINGFNLGYALPLSIPDRCNDAQTPRIMEWLRRIYERPATKEIWAMGRTSMAQRVKFLERTHA
- a CDS encoding adenine phosphoribosyltransferase; the protein is MNEVDRAFLRQSIRSIADYPKPGIQFRDITTLLRDRRAFEMTIEALIAPWRGQSIDKVAGIEARGFILGGAVALGLKAGFIPIRKRGKLPHETVRVAYSLEYGVDEMEMHKDAIDSGERVLLLDDLIATGGTATAAAQLLKSAGAQMVAASFVIDLPDLGGAARLRGAGIEVHSLLTF
- a CDS encoding L,D-transpeptidase family protein gives rise to the protein MRLLILALLAGGAATANATQYPLVDTQALMFGDTETITAFGEDTLPDLARRYSLGYEEILRANPGVDTWLPGEGTTIVIPGQRLLPSSAREGIVVNLPEHRLYYYPKVKQGETPYVITYPVSIGKMDWSTPLGKTRVVDKRKNPTWSPPESVRKEHEERGDPLPAIVKAGPDNPLGAYAMRLDIHPGAYLIHGTNNPIAVGMAITHGCIRMYPEDIEKLFPVVPVSTPVWLVNEPVKVARVDGRVWLEVHPPVDAEGQRAEVDIERFYALANAALGEQPAAIHWELVMDTLKEASGLPQMIGIEVDPNDLPPAPAPPAPEAAPAEPTAEPAPAVEPPAAPATG
- a CDS encoding fused MFS/spermidine synthase; its protein translation is MSPRPDPVNQNTASRATLTLLCACFAVSGIAALVYQTAWTRQFAIVFGTSELAVATVLAAYMGGLALGALLAERFLPRITRPVLTYALLELGIALGAIFAVPFLLWLANIALQSLFGGQPLPPSSDRAATTFFYLISAFVALALPTTLMGATLPLLARYAVAEERHIGRRIGLLYAMNTTGAVIGALITAFALLPELGLRHTIWFAAGLNGIVFLLAAALGRRVAPPPAPKGYDDAPGAGVVPAATPRATAPPSRLRVHSFNRLPSPAWVLPLMLLAGAVAFFQEVLWTRMLSHVVGSSIYAFGVMVASFLTGIALGGGLGAALARDRQRAATGLAISLIVVAIAASIAYLRLETLLPQQAGLMNNVQTFGFIHLPMNALFAGLLLLPMTLAIGMTYPLAVRVLASDADDAAAASARVYAWNTIGAIAGSLAAGFVLIPALRYEGAVQVAVFASAALGVIALWALVPLNRIAIGAVSVAVLAACWFFTPQAPLKLLVTSPLNVGTKGRVLSYDVGRSASVVLLAQDGGLALRTNGLPEALMDSPGSLPRFSGEYWLSPLAVIARPRTKDMLIVGFGGGVVIEGVPPSVQKIDVIELEPEVIAANRIAGPLRKRDPLTDPRVNIILNDARGALRLTDHRYDAIVSQPSHPWTAGASHLYTREFMQLAHDHLTPDGVFVQWMNVIFMDEAVLRSLTATLLSVYGEVRAYRPDPNTIVFLASDRPLDLETQLAKTGDPLRAAPLHYSRFGINVTEDLVAALVLDAEGARRLAAGAPLITDDDNRIATSSVYEKGLGMNGDTSGRILAPFDPLQRADSFLYSSPLREQLSFQYLARRNAVFTLLDPSLSDRVGRMSQILGGTAEGEYARMYYYRMRRQTQRAQELVKLAVDEYPHDTSLRAEYLSASMGALARDSAPAEVNEIAARLTAPDTHVLAAARLAAKSDWREVARTDRLLAEIPWTDPWYAEAVELRANWRTRVSNPEQQQRLGDETITLIDRVVTMTPTLALYGLRTRAGFAAKRTGVVVESVSNYARLAAGMVRSGVNTAESLRQDSRALNQVLDDAEKMPGVDLARVIEVRAEVAAATQ
- a CDS encoding SAM-dependent chlorinase/fluorinase, yielding MAAFRANGLVTLTTDFGSREPFVGIMKGVMLAAAAQLRFVDMAHEVSAFQPIEAGFWLSRALRYFPAGTLHVAVVDPGVGTPRDLIVALSGEQALLAPDNGLLAPLAARGKIDRIIRVDLTRLVQFGVSDVSATFHGRDVFAPLAAAIASGRCAPVDLGPEIATLNSTGWPATITRADGGVAGVIVAVDRFGNLISNIESSAVVALSTPSVLIGDLALPLRRTYGDAHAGDYIGLINSFDVLEVARARGNAAAGLNLAVGAPISAVPGGATAQFRRS